The genomic DNA CTTCTTGCGCTCCGCCAGCGAGGCCAAGTCTTCATCGACCAGCAGCTTGGTCTTTGCCAATGCTGCCTCCGCTCCCGACAAGATGGCGCGTAGCACATCGGCCCGCTCCATCAGCTCCAGCTCCTTGGTCTCGAATTGGTCTACATCCTTTTCGTAACGGACGATTTCGTGGCCCAAGGCTTGGTATTCGTCGTTCTTCCGGGTTTCGAACTGTTGGGTCTTGAGCCGTTGGATCGTGGTGCGCCGTGTGCCCACGTCCAGTTCGACCTTCTTGATCTCCACCTCGTTGGCCATCAGTTCCTCGCGGGCCTTCGTCACCGCCACCTCGTCTCCGGAGAGCCGGTCTTTCGCGCGAGCCTCGTCCTTCGGGATGCGCTCCAGATCCTCGTTCATGCCGCGGAGGCGGCGGTCGCGGTCTTGGAGCACGAGCAGGGCTTGGATCGAGGGCGACATAAGCGCTTGTTAGCGGCGGGGCCTTGCCGCTGCAAGCTTGTCCCGCGGCAAGGGGCGGATCGCGGGTTGCATTGGCCCCGGGAACATCCAATGATGACGCCACCGCATGGATGACCGACAGAGTGATGCTGACAAACTTTCGATCCGCTGCCCCGGGTGTAGCCAGCGCTTCAAGGTGGGGCCGGAGTTGATGGATCGCATGGTGGAGTGCGGTACCTGCGAACACCGGTTCCGGGTGAATGACGAGGTGGTGGTGCGACAGAAGAGGTTCTACCCGGGTGAGCGGCGCGACCGCGGCCTCGACCAATTCTCAAGGATTCCCAAGGGCCGCGAACTGGCGACTAATTTCCAGACCGCGCACTACGTGCAGGAGCCGATCCATACGCCCGTCGCGGGGACTTCCCCGCTCCGCCTCATCTTCGGCCTGGTGGCAGTCACGGCGGTGGTGCTGGTGCTCATGCTGCTGGCCTTCGGTGGCAAGCCGGGCGGCATGCTCGACGGAGCTACCCAGTCCAAGCGCCTGATGCTTGCTGCATTCACGGCGGTCATTGCCTGGGTCTTCCTCCTCGCCGCGAACCCCGGGGCTCGCATCCGGGCGACCATCGGGGCGCTTCTCGCAAGCGGTCTGCTGCTTTCCTTCCCTTTCCTTTTTACCGAGGGAGACACCCCGAAGAGCCAGGATAGCGGTAATCTGGTGGTCAATCCCGTAGTCCCGCCGGAGCGGGACGAGCCTCACGATCCCACCTACGGCGCGCTCAAGAAGGAGCTCGGCTACGAACAGGTGGAGCGGGAGATCGAGCGCTACAAGAGTTCTCCCGAGCTGGCTGGGAAGAGCGCCGCAGGCATCTGGCTGCGCGGCATGCAGGGCTACCACCGCCTCCAGATCCGCGATTATATCATCCGCAGCACCGGCGCGGATCCGGAATCCCACATCTATCCGCGCACGCCGGACTATCTCATGGTGGTGTCCGGAGTCAGCCAGGATTTGTCGGAGCTGGCCCGCCTCTGCGAACGCTTCGGCGAGGTGAAGCGCGTGATCGACGATCTGCGCGTGATCGAGGTGGCGGTGGACAACGAAAGTTTCAAAGAAGGCCCCCTCGACAAACTCACGAACCGGGACAACCCGAGCTTCTACGAGATGAACCGACGCGAGCTCGAGAGCATCGATCTGGAGCGCGGTCGCAATGCGGTCGTGCGTTTGGCGGATGCCGAGCCGAAACTCTACCGTAAGGACATCGTGGCACGGATGCTTCAGCTGATGAAGGAGGGCGATGTCCGGATGCAGGATCAGATCTGCCGCGCTCTGATTGTCTGGGCGGAGCCGGAGGATGGCTCGGTGCCTGCGGTCCGTGCCGCGTTGGCCAAGCTCCCGCCGAAGGGGGGGGAGGTGCCGGAGAGCATGGTGAAGTTCCTCGCGACTTCAAAGGATCAGGAAGCCATTCCGCTGGTCGATGCTCTCTGGGTGGCCGATCACAACCGCTGGGAAGAACTCTACGGGAACTTCGGTCCGGCGATCGAAGACCTCGTGCTGAGCCACTTCGACAAGGCAGCACCTTCGATGAAGCGCTCCGCCGCCCGGCTCTTGGGGAAGAATGGCAGCGCCAAAAGCATTCCGGTGCTCGAAGCCGCCCGTGCCGGAGCGGATGCCGAGCTTTCCGTCTTCATCGAACGGGCGATCACCGCGATCCAAGCCCGCTGAGCTAGCTTCCACCTTCGCCCCTCCCATGCGAACCCCGAAGCTCATCGCCCTCCTCGCCGGTGTCCTTCTCCTGGCGAATTGCGGCACGCCCTCTCCGCCGCAGTGCCGCACCCTCCCTCGCGCCTCGCGCGTCGACCCCGCACTCACGCTCCAAGAAGCGAAGAGCGCTTGGCAGACCGCAGCACGTAGCGGCGACCCTCAGGCGATCGCCAGCTATAACACGGCGGTGGCCAAGCTCTTCGACCGCCTCCGCTGCGGGGAGGGGACCTTGCACGATCGCGCCGCGGCCATGGGCTGCGTCTTCGACGAATCCCGCTCCCTCGGTGCGGGGATCCGCCTGCAGGATCTCGATGCCCTCGTCCCGGCCTCGGAAGTCTCGACCAAGGCGATCGGCGACCGGCACGTGGAGCACGGCATGGGGCTGCCCGTGGTCGGCTGGAAGAAAACCGCGGAGGAGGGCAAGCCGCGCTGGGAATTCGAGCCGCCCACCGGCGTGCCGCTGAATCTTACCGCTCTGCTGCGCTTCCCCGCCGGCAAGCCGCCCGAGTGGTCCTTCGCCTATCCCGGTCGCGTGCGCGATGTCGAGGCGGGCAAACGCAAGTTGCCCTTGGCGGCGGATTGGTCGGCACCCTCCGCCCTCTACTGGCAGATGAGCGATCTCGACGACCTCGATATGGAGAAGGTCTTCCTGCCGAGCCGCTTCAGCGATGAGACCTCCCTCTACGTGGTCGCACCCTACGACCCGAAGAAGATCCCCGTGGTCATGGTGCACGGCCTGAACTCCAGCCCGGGCACCTTCAAGCGCCTCTACAACGAGCTCAACCGCGAGCCGTGGTTCCGCCAGAATTACCAGGTCTGGTTCTACAGCTATCCCACCGGGAACAACTGGCTCTACAGCGCCGCCCTCTTCCGCCTCGCGATGGTGAAGGCGGATCGCTACGCCAAGAAACACGGCCCCACCGACAAGTGGGAGCAGATGGTGGTGATCGGTCACTCCATGGGCGGTGTCATCACCCATGCCTCGCTCAAGAAACCGGGAGACGCCTTCTTCAAGGCCTTCCACCAGCGCCCCTTGGAGAAGGTCACGGACAACAAGGACATGCGGGAAGCTATCCGCCTCCTGACCATGTATGAGCCGCTGGAGCCCCCCGACCGCGTGATCTTCATGGCCGCACCTCACCGCGGCTCACCGATGGCGGACCGCTTCTTCTCCACCGTCATCCGCCATATGATCCGCTTGCCCAAAAAGCTGACCATCGATCTCGTGGCGGTTACCCTGAACGATTTGGGCAGCTTGGCCACCGATGGAGAGGTCTCTCCGGAGGGCTGGTTCACCAGCATCGGCTCGCTCTCGCCTTCTTATCCCGCCTACAAGGCCTTGGGCGAAGTTCCGTTCCGGGATCGACTCGCCATCCACTCGGTCATTGGCGATCGCGGCCGCGGTGATACGCCGAAGAGTTCCGACGGCATCGTCCCCTATTGGTCATCGCATCTCGATCGCGTGGAGAGCGAGTGCATCGTCCCCTACAATCACAGCGTGCCTGCCTGCCCGCAGGCCGCCGTCGAAGTGAAGCGCATCCTCAAACACCACCTGAAAGGCGGGCCGCGGCCCACTCCTTCACGTCGCGGCGATTGAGGAAATAGAGCGCCAGCGCCGGATAGATGCAGGAGGCGATCGGGGTGATCACGCTGCTCACCACCATCATGGACCCCATGGCGGAGACCATGCCCTTCTCCGCTCCGGAGGGCAGCCCGGAGCCTCCCATCGTTTCGGCCATCATCTGCCGCGTCAGCGGGATTACCCACAGCGCGGTCACCACGCCGGAGATCACCTTCGTGGTGATGGATGCCCACGCGTAGCGGTTCGACCATGGGATCCCCGCCGGCTGCGAACGCACCAGCTTGAGCCCGGAGATCAGCAGCAGGATCGCCAGCCCCAGGGTGAAGACTCCTGACATCACCGTGATCCATCTCAGGTCTTCCTGCATCTTGATCTGTGCTGCGTAGCCCGGCGTCTTCGGGTTGAGGAACATCCCCGTCAAGAAGATGGACACGAAGCTCCACGTCCCCATCAGGAATCCCAGCCCCGCGAAGATCAGGTGGATCACCCCGAAGGCCTTCACCACACCCGGTTCGATCCCCGATGGCGTGTGCAGGGGCATTGGCGGCGGGGTGGAGGAGGGCGGGAGATAGGGGCTTTCCATGGACTCTATCGCTATCTTCCCGTCGCCCGCTGTCGATCATGGATTGCTTCGCATCGGGGCTTGGCCTTATCCTCCGCGCGTGAATACGCCCCCTCCCGTCGCCCTCAGCATCGCCGGTTCCGATTGTTCGGCAGGCGCGGGATTGCAGGCGGACTTGAAGACCTTCCAGCATCACGGCGTCTTCGGCCTCACCGCCGTCACCTGCGTCGTTGCGGAGACACCGGCGGTGGTCCGCTCCGTCCACGCCGTGCCCCCGGCCATCCTGCAAGACCAGTTGCGCGTCATGTTGGACGCCTTCCCCATCGCCGCGATCAAGACCGGCATGCTCTTCTCGAAGGCCCACATCGTTGCCGTCACCGAAATCCTCTCGGAGTACCGCGGCATCCCGCTCGTCATCGATCCGGTCATGATCGCCTCCACCGGCGATCCTCTGCTGGAAGAGAATGCCATTTCCGCCTACAAGGAGCGCCTGTTCCCCCTCGCCTCGGTCATCACGCCGAATCTCGATGAGGCCGAGGTGCTCTGGGGGGCACCCGTGCGGGATGAGCTCACCATGGAGCGCGCCGCCTCCGAGCTTTCCGCCCGCCATGGCTGCGCCGTCTTGCTCAAGGGGGGCCATCTCGGCGCTCCGGTCTGTGCGGATCTGCTTTGGGATGACGGCTTGCCGGAGTGGTTCCGCTCGGACCGCATCGAGGGTGCCGCTTCGCACGGCACCGGCTGCACCCTGTCCGCCGCGATCGCCGCGCAGTTGGCGCTCGGCGCGGATCTCCACCAGGCGGTTCAGGACGCGAAGGCGTATCTCGGCGAAACCTTGCGCCGCTCCTTCGCATGGGGAGGCATCGCCGCCCTGAACCAAGGCACCGTCTGGGACTAACGGGTTACGAGATGGGTCCCATCCGCTACTTCGCCGCGCTGCGTCCTCCGAAGCTCGTGCTCTGGTGCTACCTCGCTTGGTACTTCGCGGTGGTCGCCTGCTACTTCGATCCCTCGCCCGCCATTTGGCTCTCCGCCCTCGGGATCTCCGGCTTGATCGGCATCGCCCTGATCTTCGCCACCGGTGTCCCCGGCCAGCGCATGGACCCATGGACGAAGTTCCGCCTCTTTCTCTTTCCCTTTTGCGTGTCGAGCTATTCGACGCTGATCAAGGGCAAGGGTTTCATCCTGCTTTTCCCCACTCAGGCGAAGCCCCTGGTCGCGGGCATCGCCGCCTGTGCGGGCATGCTGCTCGTCCATTTCATTTGCCGGACGCTTCGCCGCGCCTAGTGCCGGTGCCCGTGGTCTTCACCCACATCGAGCACGAATTGTAGCCACACGCTGTGCTCGTCCGCATAGCCGCCCAGACGGTCATAGGTGTACTGCACTCGGGTGTGCAGGTCAGCCATCTCCGCCAGTTCGAAGCGTCTTCCCACGTTCGCCGCGGCACGCCAGCGCCGCTCGTTGCCGGCCATCCGGTTCCCGGAGACCCACTCTACCCGGCTCCCCGCGGTCCAGTCCTTCGCGAACTCACAGCCGCAGGCCAGATAGATCCCAAGCTCGTCGTAGTCGCCCTTGATTCCCGCTTCATCCCGCGCTTCCACCGCGCGGTAGAAGGCCTCGCCCTGCCACCAGATCGGGAAGCCGCCCAGCTCCCGGTCTCCTCCCACATCCGCTCCCGCGGTCCACGTGCTGCGGCCGAATCCGTTCTGCCCCGCCGCGAAGGAAATGCCCGCCCGGTCCACCGGCCCTTGCTCCACCTTTCTCTCCAGGCGGCCGAAGAAAAAGCCGTCGCCCAAATAAGCCTGCTCCGGGTCATACACCCCTCCGTTCCCGGCAAAGCCGTGCGAGTGGTGCTCGTGACCGTGCTCCTCCTCTTCCTCTCCTTCTTCTTCGTGATGCTCCCCGGCGTGCTCGATTCCCTCCAAGTACGCCTCGCGTCGTAGTTCCCGCTGCGAGCCGTGGGAGTGCTCGCGCGCTTGTCCGTAGCCGAAGTGGATCGTCCACCGGTCCTGCGTTCCCGGCAGTGACCACGCCAGCTCGCCACCCTGCACCACCAGTCCTTCCTCGCCTAGCAGGCGGATCATCGAGATCGGCGGTTCCACGAAGCGCCGCGCATGCAGGTGCAGCGTGTTCTCGTAGCCGAAGGGCGCGAAGAACTGGCCGGCCCGGATGCTCACGCCGCCTGGCAGCTTCGCCGCGGCGAAGGCCTCTTCCCACTCGCCGTCCCAGCCGTCGAAGTTGTCCCAGAAGACATTGTGGTTCGCATGCAGTGAGACCGACTCTCCCAGTCCTGCCACCACGCCCAGCTCGATTCCCTGCAGGTTGAATCCATCGTCGATCGGCGCATGGCTCCCACGGATCAGCCCCAGATTCTTTTCCGAGGTGGAACCGCCCAGCGCGATCGCTGCATTAAGGTGGGGGTCCAGCCGGAACCAGCCCTCCTTCTCCTCGGTTGCATGCGAATGCCCGTGATGGTCGTGATCGTGCCCGGAGTGGTCATGACCATCCGCCGCCATCAGCACGGGGGCGAGACACAGTAAGAGGGGGAGTGAGCTGATAAGCGCGCGCAGCATTTTTGCCACAAAGGGACTAATGTAATAAAAGTGCAAGCGCGTATTTTTGACGTGAACCAAGAGTCTCAGAATTCATGCCGCAGTCCTAGGGAGAGCCCGCGGCCGGGCAGGGGAGCCACGTCCTTGCGGAAGGAGGTCGAGACCCGCCCCTCCTCATCGAGCAGATTGCTGAGGCGGAGGAAGAACTCGAATTTTTGCCCCTCCACCGGCAACTCCCAGTTCATGTCGGCATTTACCAGCGTGTAGTCGTCGCTCGGCAGCTCTGCACGCGGAGCCGGTTTCACCCGCTCCTGCGCGGTCGCATGGCGTGCTTCCAAGCCCACGGTCACACGGTCGTTCTTCCACTCCACCCTCGTTCCGAATCGCAGCGGCGGCATCCGCGGGATCGGTTCGTGGTCGCTGCGGTTCTCCGCCCGCACATAGTCGCTCATCAGGTTCAGACGCAGCCCCGGCATGATCTCCCAATCGATCTCCGCTTCGAATCCGGTGAAAGTGGCGGCGCGCTCGATGTACTGCACCGCCCGCCCGAAGCCGCCGGTCAGCTCCGGTGCCTCTTGCAGGAAGATGAAGTTGTCAAAGTCGTAGTGGTAGCCATTCACCCGGGCATTCACCGGCCCCTTCTCCGCCTCGATCCCCAGCTCCACTCCCAGCGATGCCTCGGTGGACAGCGGCGTGCCATCCATGTCCCCGCCGATGAGGAAGCGCCCGATCCCGGCATTGTGCCAGAAGGCATAGCGCTCCGTCGCGGTGGGGAGCCGCTCGATCCTCGATGCCATGCCGGTGATGGCCAGCCGGTCCATCCCCGCAAAGCCCTCGCGATCCCATGTGAGCGCGGAGGACAGGCTCTGCGAATACCCGCTCTCACCGCGCACATAGCCGGATTGCTCCGAGCTTAGGGCCTTCACCCGGCTCGCTTCCAGCCGGTAGCCGAGTTGGCCGGTCCATTCGCCGGATTGGTATTTTTCTAACAGATAGATCCCTTCGCCCTTCCCCCGGAGCTCGTTCCGCGCCTGCTGGAAGTCGGGCGGCGGATAGATCGCGCGGGTCGCCGTGAGCTGCTCCATGTTCGCGCTGATTCCCGCCGTCCCGCTGAGGCGTCCGTCCAGTGCCTCGTGCCTGACGTCGAGCCGCGCCTCGAAGGCATCCTTCGCCAGGATGGTATCCGCGTAGTCCCGTCCCGCGTCTTTGCCCAGCCCGCGGAATAGCTCTTCATGATCGTAGTCCGCGTAGCCCAGTTTCAGGTCGATCCCCTTCACGGGGCCTTGCTCGGGAGCGAGGCTCGCTTCCAAGTCGAGCCGGTCCTGCATCAGCTCCAGCGTGTAATCGCCGAAGAGGTCGGTGGCATCGCCCGGATAGAGGTAGGGCACGCCATACCTCGTATCGAAGCGCGAGTACGAGATCCCTAGTCGCAGCGGACTCTGCTCCGGGATTAGGGACAGCCCAGCGGACCAAGTGCTGCACTGGTGAGCGGAGTTCGGCAGCATCCCGTCGGGATTCGGAACATCGATCAATGCTCCGCTTCCGGGCTGGTAGATTTGCGGGTTCTCCAGTGCTTGGTAGGCGGGAGTCCGCGCCCGCCCGCCAATCGCGATGTCTTCCGCCTTCCGCGCCGAGCCGGTGAAACGCAGCACCCAGGGACCGGTTGCCAGCGAGAGATGGCCCGCCCCCGCTCGACCGCTTCCTTGGCTGTCATAGCGGGTCTCCCATGCTCCGGAGACCTCCTTCTCCATCCGCTCACGTGCGATCACCTTGCTCCGTGCATTCACCGCCCCGCCGATCGCGGAGTTCCCGTAGAGCAGGGATGCCGGACCACGATGAATCTCGATTCCGTCGAGCAGTGCGGGCTCCAGCGCCACGCCGTGATCCGGGCTGATATCCGAGAGATCGAAGGTGCCCAGATCGTCCCGCAGCATCCGCACCCGCACTCCCTCGAATCCGCGCAACACCGGTCGCGATGCCCCGGGGCCGAAGTATCCGGAGGAAACCCCGGGCTCCCACGCCAGCGTTTCGCCGAGGCTCGCCTGCGCATTCCTCCGCAGCACCTCTTCCGGAATCGACTGCACCTTCTGGATCGAGAAATCCGCGAGGGAAGGGGGAATATCCCCGCCCGAATCGGCGGTGACCACGATTTCTTCCAAGGCCTCCTCCTCCGGCAACTCCTCCAAAAGATCCTGTCCTCGAAGGATCCATGTCATTCCAAGAAAGCTTGCTATCGCACACCGTAGGCGCATGAAAAAAAGATGCGTATGAATTTATATTGCTAATGCAATAAAAATGCGAAAAGGCTGCGTCGTGCCCGGACGACTCCTGCCACTCCTGCTCCTCGCCCCGGCGCTTGCCGCTTCGGCCGCGTCTCCCCGTATGGATCTCCTCTACGGGCACTACGAGATCCACCTCGATTATCAGCCCGTTCCGGGAAACCCCGACGCCGGCTGGAACTTCTCCGTCTCCTACGATCGGGATGACGATTTCAGCTCGCAGGATGGTGTGGTGCGCATGGATCCGGACTCGACCGTGATCCTCGCTTCGCCCGCCACCGCGAGGGTCGTCCCCACGCCGCCCGGCACCTTCAGCCGATTCGGTCCTGCTGGCACCCCGCTCTGGGTCCTGCCGCAGAATCTCCTGTCCGGCACCCCTTATCTTGGCGTGCGGACCACCATGGCCGCGGGCCTCTTCCAAGCCCGCGTCGGGAATAGCTACTCGCCGAATGCTCAGGGCAGTGTCTCCATGCGCTTGGTCTCGATGACCGGCACCGGTCCGGCGGCGGGAGGGCAGTTCGCCACGTGGAAGACCGAAAGCCTCGGCACCACCGTCTTCTCCTTCGACAGCACCGATGGCATCGGCGCGGCCGATGAGATCCCTACGATCCCGGTCTCCTCGCACACGCACTACAACTGGGGCTTCACCAAGCCGGGAACCTACGAGCTCACCTTCGAGGCGAAGGGCAAGCTCATGCCAGCTCACGGGAATGTCCTCACTTCCGCACGCAGGACCTTCCGCTTCGCGGTGCCCTTCTCATCTTCGGTAGCAGCCGGAGCCTCGGTCCGCGTGTTACCTGCTCTTGCCGTCGCGAATCCCGCGGAGTCGGTGGCTTATCCCCCGGATCGCGTGATGATCGAAGCGCGGCAGCCTGCCGCGGCTCATCCCTTGCTGCCCGGTGCGCAGTGGCAGGTCCCCATGAGTTTTGGCACCGGGCCGCTTACCATGGCGAATGGAGTCGGAATCGACCCCGCCCTCGTCTCGGCCGGCCTGCCCGCCTCCGCACAGACCGGCCTCGGCCTGAAGATCGTGAGCTTCAGCGGCCCCGGGAACTTCGCCTTCCTCGATGGCAGCACCGCCTTGGCCGACGGGGTGGGGGATGTCCTGCCACTCGATCCCGGAACTACGAGGAACCTCGTAGCAGCCTTCACCGCAAAGGGAATCTTTCGCCTCGGCGTCTTGGTAGAAGGCGTGCCGGAAAGCACGGGGCCCTTCACTCTCGTCTTCGGCTCCGGACTCGGCGTCGATTTTACTTATCAGGATTGGAGCGCGAGCTTCGAGGCAGCGGCCAACTTGGCGCCGGGAACCCTTGCCGATCCCCAAGCCGATCCGGATCGCGATGGCCTCACCAATTCCGCGGAGTTCCTCCTCTTCTGGCATGGCCTTGACCCTTCCAGGCCGGATGCCCGGCTCCAACCGGCGTTGACGCGCGACGGGGCGGGGCGTCCGGCCTTCCCTTTCCTGAGGGATACTTACAAGGACCCTCTCAATGGCTCCTCATGGCAACTCAGGCCGGGCCGCTCCGCGGATCTTCATGCGTGGCACTACCGTTCGCCACAGTCCCCCGGCTTCCCCATGGAGCTCTTCGAGAATGGCGCGGAGGAGGGGAATGCCTGGGGCCGCATCATGAAGCGCCGCCTCGATGATCTTTCCGCGAATCCTTCGCGTGCCTTCTTCCGGTTCGATGTGACCGGGCCCTGACAACACCAACCATGACCATGAACATGACAACTCCCCCTTCGCTCCGCACCCTGCCTGCTCTCTGCTCGGCCATGGCGCTCTTGTGCCTGCCTTCCTCCGCCGCGCTCTACACCAGCGGTCACGGCGACTTCGGCGTGGCCTATGAAGCGGGCGACTTCCATTTCCACTTCCATGCCGATGGCGCCACGGTCGATGGCTCCGTGACGGGGGATGTCGAGTATGACATCCCCGATGTCACCGTCATCGCCAGCACCTCGTCCTCGCTCGTCCTACCCATCGATTTCCCGGCCTTGGGTGCCGGCACCGGTCAGACCATCTGGGTGCTCCCGGAGGTTCAGGATCCCGATCTTCCTTTCCTGGGCTTGGCCACGGAAGAGCTCGAACTCTCCGAGTGGGGAAACATCACCTTCACCTTGGGCAATGTGACCTCGCCCAGCGGCAATGGTGAATTCGCCCTCTGGCAGTCGGGCTCCTTCGGCGAGGTCCTCTTGCGCATGTCCACTGCCGATCCCGGAAGCGATTCCCTCATCCTGCCGCCCGGCAGCCACGCTCACTACAACTGGGGCTTCACCGAGGCCGGCACTTGGCAGATCGAGATGACCGTGAGCGGTACTCACGTGACCGATGGGTTCCAGTCCTCCACGGAGACCCTTACCTTCCACGTGGTGCCTGAGCCCGCCTCCGCCCTGTTAGGGAGCTTGGGCATGCTCGGCCTCCTTCTCCGCCGTCGCCGCTGATCGCATCATGGCTACGCGGAACATGGCGATTCCATCCCGCCTGCCGGATCTCTTCCGGGACCTGGCAGGCGGCTTCAAGCAACAGATGTTCTTTTGGGGCCTAGATGTGGTGAACCCGGGTGGAAACCTGCTCGTCCGGCAGGGCTTCTGTCGCGAGCCGTCCGCGGGGCTGAAGGGCACCAGCCACTACAAACTGCCGTGGCAGGGCGGCAGCATCGAGCTGCATGGTGCTTGTGCAGGCTGGTTCTCCCGGCAGGGTCAGGGCTTCATTTACGTCCGGCCCTTGGGTCGTTGCCATGTCTGGAACGGCGGCCAATCCGCCATCCCGGGCGAGTGGCCCTCTCCCTTCCTGAAGACGGATGACCTGCAGCGGATGCATGCGCTGGCCGCACCCTTCATCGCGTGGTGGCTGCACTCGGAGGACTGGATCGCGCGTGAGAAGGGCCCGGCCTATCGCCCTGCCTGCCATCGCCAGTTCAAGCGTCTCCCGGGTGCCCGCCCGTGGCTCCGCCCGCCCCTCGATCGCGACTGGCTGCGAGACTTCCTCGCTGCCCCGGAATCCCTCTCCCGCG from Luteolibacter rhizosphaerae includes the following:
- a CDS encoding zinc ribbon domain-containing protein, translating into MSPSIQALLVLQDRDRRLRGMNEDLERIPKDEARAKDRLSGDEVAVTKAREELMANEVEIKKVELDVGTRRTTIQRLKTQQFETRKNDEYQALGHEIVRYEKDVDQFETKELELMERADVLRAILSGAEAALAKTKLLVDEDLASLAERKKRIQGEAAEVKAERERLAADAPAAHMPIYERLLKTKNGLAIVPAIGGKCSGCHIKLVASTLVKVNSGVEGTQCESCGRLLYAED
- a CDS encoding zinc-ribbon domain-containing protein gives rise to the protein MDDRQSDADKLSIRCPGCSQRFKVGPELMDRMVECGTCEHRFRVNDEVVVRQKRFYPGERRDRGLDQFSRIPKGRELATNFQTAHYVQEPIHTPVAGTSPLRLIFGLVAVTAVVLVLMLLAFGGKPGGMLDGATQSKRLMLAAFTAVIAWVFLLAANPGARIRATIGALLASGLLLSFPFLFTEGDTPKSQDSGNLVVNPVVPPERDEPHDPTYGALKKELGYEQVEREIERYKSSPELAGKSAAGIWLRGMQGYHRLQIRDYIIRSTGADPESHIYPRTPDYLMVVSGVSQDLSELARLCERFGEVKRVIDDLRVIEVAVDNESFKEGPLDKLTNRDNPSFYEMNRRELESIDLERGRNAVVRLADAEPKLYRKDIVARMLQLMKEGDVRMQDQICRALIVWAEPEDGSVPAVRAALAKLPPKGGEVPESMVKFLATSKDQEAIPLVDALWVADHNRWEELYGNFGPAIEDLVLSHFDKAAPSMKRSAARLLGKNGSAKSIPVLEAARAGADAELSVFIERAITAIQAR
- a CDS encoding esterase/lipase family protein; amino-acid sequence: MRTPKLIALLAGVLLLANCGTPSPPQCRTLPRASRVDPALTLQEAKSAWQTAARSGDPQAIASYNTAVAKLFDRLRCGEGTLHDRAAAMGCVFDESRSLGAGIRLQDLDALVPASEVSTKAIGDRHVEHGMGLPVVGWKKTAEEGKPRWEFEPPTGVPLNLTALLRFPAGKPPEWSFAYPGRVRDVEAGKRKLPLAADWSAPSALYWQMSDLDDLDMEKVFLPSRFSDETSLYVVAPYDPKKIPVVMVHGLNSSPGTFKRLYNELNREPWFRQNYQVWFYSYPTGNNWLYSAALFRLAMVKADRYAKKHGPTDKWEQMVVIGHSMGGVITHASLKKPGDAFFKAFHQRPLEKVTDNKDMREAIRLLTMYEPLEPPDRVIFMAAPHRGSPMADRFFSTVIRHMIRLPKKLTIDLVAVTLNDLGSLATDGEVSPEGWFTSIGSLSPSYPAYKALGEVPFRDRLAIHSVIGDRGRGDTPKSSDGIVPYWSSHLDRVESECIVPYNHSVPACPQAAVEVKRILKHHLKGGPRPTPSRRGD
- the thiD gene encoding bifunctional hydroxymethylpyrimidine kinase/phosphomethylpyrimidine kinase, which produces MNTPPPVALSIAGSDCSAGAGLQADLKTFQHHGVFGLTAVTCVVAETPAVVRSVHAVPPAILQDQLRVMLDAFPIAAIKTGMLFSKAHIVAVTEILSEYRGIPLVIDPVMIASTGDPLLEENAISAYKERLFPLASVITPNLDEAEVLWGAPVRDELTMERAASELSARHGCAVLLKGGHLGAPVCADLLWDDGLPEWFRSDRIEGAASHGTGCTLSAAIAAQLALGADLHQAVQDAKAYLGETLRRSFAWGGIAALNQGTVWD
- a CDS encoding OprO/OprP family phosphate-selective porin — its product is MLRALISSLPLLLCLAPVLMAADGHDHSGHDHDHHGHSHATEEKEGWFRLDPHLNAAIALGGSTSEKNLGLIRGSHAPIDDGFNLQGIELGVVAGLGESVSLHANHNVFWDNFDGWDGEWEEAFAAAKLPGGVSIRAGQFFAPFGYENTLHLHARRFVEPPISMIRLLGEEGLVVQGGELAWSLPGTQDRWTIHFGYGQAREHSHGSQRELRREAYLEGIEHAGEHHEEEGEEEEEHGHEHHSHGFAGNGGVYDPEQAYLGDGFFFGRLERKVEQGPVDRAGISFAAGQNGFGRSTWTAGADVGGDRELGGFPIWWQGEAFYRAVEARDEAGIKGDYDELGIYLACGCEFAKDWTAGSRVEWVSGNRMAGNERRWRAAANVGRRFELAEMADLHTRVQYTYDRLGGYADEHSVWLQFVLDVGEDHGHRH
- a CDS encoding TonB-dependent receptor, with translation MTWILRGQDLLEELPEEEALEEIVVTADSGGDIPPSLADFSIQKVQSIPEEVLRRNAQASLGETLAWEPGVSSGYFGPGASRPVLRGFEGVRVRMLRDDLGTFDLSDISPDHGVALEPALLDGIEIHRGPASLLYGNSAIGGAVNARSKVIARERMEKEVSGAWETRYDSQGSGRAGAGHLSLATGPWVLRFTGSARKAEDIAIGGRARTPAYQALENPQIYQPGSGALIDVPNPDGMLPNSAHQCSTWSAGLSLIPEQSPLRLGISYSRFDTRYGVPYLYPGDATDLFGDYTLELMQDRLDLEASLAPEQGPVKGIDLKLGYADYDHEELFRGLGKDAGRDYADTILAKDAFEARLDVRHEALDGRLSGTAGISANMEQLTATRAIYPPPDFQQARNELRGKGEGIYLLEKYQSGEWTGQLGYRLEASRVKALSSEQSGYVRGESGYSQSLSSALTWDREGFAGMDRLAITGMASRIERLPTATERYAFWHNAGIGRFLIGGDMDGTPLSTEASLGVELGIEAEKGPVNARVNGYHYDFDNFIFLQEAPELTGGFGRAVQYIERAATFTGFEAEIDWEIMPGLRLNLMSDYVRAENRSDHEPIPRMPPLRFGTRVEWKNDRVTVGLEARHATAQERVKPAPRAELPSDDYTLVNADMNWELPVEGQKFEFFLRLSNLLDEEGRVSTSFRKDVAPLPGRGLSLGLRHEF
- a CDS encoding choice-of-anchor M domain-containing protein; amino-acid sequence: MPGRLLPLLLLAPALAASAASPRMDLLYGHYEIHLDYQPVPGNPDAGWNFSVSYDRDDDFSSQDGVVRMDPDSTVILASPATARVVPTPPGTFSRFGPAGTPLWVLPQNLLSGTPYLGVRTTMAAGLFQARVGNSYSPNAQGSVSMRLVSMTGTGPAAGGQFATWKTESLGTTVFSFDSTDGIGAADEIPTIPVSSHTHYNWGFTKPGTYELTFEAKGKLMPAHGNVLTSARRTFRFAVPFSSSVAAGASVRVLPALAVANPAESVAYPPDRVMIEARQPAAAHPLLPGAQWQVPMSFGTGPLTMANGVGIDPALVSAGLPASAQTGLGLKIVSFSGPGNFAFLDGSTALADGVGDVLPLDPGTTRNLVAAFTAKGIFRLGVLVEGVPESTGPFTLVFGSGLGVDFTYQDWSASFEAAANLAPGTLADPQADPDRDGLTNSAEFLLFWHGLDPSRPDARLQPALTRDGAGRPAFPFLRDTYKDPLNGSSWQLRPGRSADLHAWHYRSPQSPGFPMELFENGAEEGNAWGRIMKRRLDDLSANPSRAFFRFDVTGP